One genomic segment of Esox lucius isolate fEsoLuc1 chromosome 15, fEsoLuc1.pri, whole genome shotgun sequence includes these proteins:
- the hif1aa gene encoding hypoxia-inducible factor 1-alpha (The RefSeq protein has 2 substitutions compared to this genomic sequence) yields MDTGVVPEKKSRVSSERRKEKSRDAARCRRGKESEVFYELAQELPLPHSITSNLDKASIMRLAISYLRMRNLLSTDEGAVEKEEQEESELDSQFNGSYLKALEGFVMVLSEDGDMIYLSENVNKCLGLAQFDLTGLSVFEYAHPCDHEELREMLVYRTGTSKKSKEPNTDRSFFLRMKCTLTSRGRTVNVKSATWKVLHCSGHVRVHEVPAEQGSCGHKEVPVPYLVLVCDPIPHPSNIEAPLDTKTFLSRHTLNMKFTYCDERITELMGYNPEDLLNRSVYEYYHALDSDHLTKTHHNLFTKGQVSTGQYRMLAKRGGFVWLETQATVIYNNKNSQPQCVVCVNYVLSGIEEEKLVLSLEQIEDMRPVKKERIEEEEVEEESSEAEMSPVPLKEELSPELDVIKLFTQAMEKEPVTSLYDRLKAEPEALTVLAPAAGDTIISLDFSSPDADVLLKEVPLYNDVMLPSTSDKLALPLSLLPPSEQPLAPLCSVDTKAGPDSSSNPVSHTSSEPDGPLDFCFPMDSDINSAFKLDLVESLFAIDTEPKTPFSSQAMEDLDLEMLAPYIPMDDDFQLRTLSPEEPLTCGPAQPPDSSPHCSPLRLTKEVHNYPGSPFSAPSSQTTSPAPAALEADDSRRSASLLTKTAPQEISLSKLVTQNAQRKRKLSLSQAFGIGAPLQDPPDLGKKQKVCDRGSSEGTSNRTVLLLPTDLASRLLGISSEGSGSPFTLPQLTRYDCEVNAPVAGRQHLLQGEELLRALDQVN; encoded by the exons CAGGGTGAGTTCGGAGCGGAGGAAGGAGAAGTCCCGGGATGCAGCGCGATGCCGGAGAGGGAAGGAGTCTGAGGTGTTCTATGAGCTGGCCCAGGAGCTCCCTCTTCCCCACAGCATCACCTCCAACCTGGACAAGGCCTCCATCATGAGACTGGCCATCAGCTACCTGCGCATGAGGAATCTGCTGAGCACAG ATGAAGGGGCGGTCgagaaggaggagcaggaggagagtGAGCTGGACTCCCAGTTCAATGGCTCCTATCTGAAGGCTCTGGAGGGCTTCGTCATGGTGCTGTCTGAGGACGGGGACATGATCTATCTCTCTGAGAACGTCAACAAGTGCTTGGGTCTTGCACAG TTTGACCTGACTGGACTTAGTGTGTTTGAATACGCACACCCCTGTGACCACGAGGAGCTGAGGGAGATGCTGGTTTACAGAACAG GGACGTCGAAAAAGTCCAAGGAACCTAACACCGACCGTAGCTTCTTCCTGCGGATGAAGTGTACCCTCACCAGCCGGGGGCGCACGGTCAATGTCAAGTCGGCCACCTGGAAGGTTCTCCACTGCTCAGGCCATGTGCGGGTGCATGAGGCCCCGGCTGAGCAGGGCTCCTGTGGGCACAAGGAGGTTCCTGTCCCCTACCTGGTGCTGGTGTGTGATCCCATCCCACACCCCTCCAACATCGAGGCGCCGCTGGACACCAAGACCTTCCTCAGCCGCCACACTCTGAACATGAAGTTCACGTACTGTGATGAGAG GATCACTGAGCTGATGGGCTATAATCCGGAGGACCTGTTAAACCGCTCGGTTTATGAGTACTACCACGCCCTGGACTCAGACCACCTCACCAAGACTCATCACAACT TGTTTACGAAAGGTCAGGTGAGCACAGGCCAGTACCGCATGTTGGCCAAGAGAGGAGGCTTTGTGTGGCTGGAGACTCAGGCCACTGTCATCTACAACAACAAGAACTCCCAGCcccagtgtgttgtgtgtgtcaaCTATGTGCTCAG TGGCATTGAGGAGGAGAAGCTGGTCTTGTCTCTGGAGCAGATTGAGGATATGAGGCCTGTGAAGAAGGAGCGGAtcgaggaggaagaggtggaggaggagagctCTGAGGCAGAAATGTCCCCTGTGCCCCTAAAGGAGGAGCTGAGCCCAGAGCTGGATGTTATCAAGCTGTTCACccaggccatggagaaggagcCTGTGACCAGCCTGTACGACAGACTGAAGGCAGAACCAGAGGCCCTCACTGTTCTGGCCCCTGCTGCAGGAGACACCATCATCTCTCTGGACTTCAGCAGCCCTG ACTCTGATGTCCTCCTGAAGGAGGTGCCTCTCTACAACGATGTGATGCTGCCCTCTACTAGTGACAAGCTGGCGCTGCCTCTCTCACTGCTCCCCCCCAGTGAGCAGCCCCTGGCCCCCCTCTGCTCAGTGGACACCAAGGCTGGTCCAGACTCCTCCAGCAACCCGGTCAGCCACACCTCCTCTGAG CCTGATGGCCCACTGGACTTCTGTTTCCCAATGGACTCTGACATCAACTCAGCATTCAAACTGGACCTAGTTGAGAGCCTGTTTGCCATTGACACAGAGCCCAAGACTCCTTTCTCCTCACAG GCCATGGAGGACCTAGACCTGGAGATGTTGGCTCCATACATCCCCATGGATGACGACTTCCAGCTGCGCACCCTGTCCCCAGAGGAGCCCCTGACGTGTGGCCCAGCCCAGCCCCCAGACAGCTCCCCCCACTGCTCTCCTCTGCGCCTGACCAAGGAGGTCCACAACTACCCCGGCTCCCCCTTCAGCGCCCCAAGCAGCCAGACGACTTCCCCTGCCCCAGCAGCCTTAGAGGCAGATGACAGCCGTCGCTCTGCCTCCTTACTCACCAAAAC GGCGCCTCAAGAGATATCACTCAGCAAATTGGTCACCCAGAATGCACAGCGCAAGAGGAAGTTATCTCTGTCTCAAGCTTTCGGAATA GGGGCACCACTCCAGGACCCTCCTGACTTGGGTAAGAAGCAGAAGGTGTGTGACCGTGGAAGCTCTGAGGGAACCTCCAACCGGACCGTACTGCTCCTGCCTACAG ACCTGGCAAGCCGTCTTCTTGGCATCTCCTCAGAGGGCAGCGGCTCGCCCTTCACCCTTCCCCAACTGACCCGGTATGACTGTGAGGTCAACGCCCCCGTGGCGGGTCGCCAGCACCTGTTGCAGGGCGAGGAGCTTTTGCGTGCCCTGGACCAAGTCAACTGA
- the hif1aa gene encoding hypoxia inducible factor 1 subunit alpha a isoform X1: protein MDTGVVPEKKRVSSERRKEKSRDAARCRRGKESEVFYELAQELPLPHSITSNLDKASIMRLAISYLRMRNLLSTDEGAVEKEEQEESELDSQFNGSYLKALEGFVMVLSEDGDMIYLSENVNKCLGLAQFDLTGLSVFEYAHPCDHEELREMLVYRTGTSKKSKEPNTDRSFFLRMKCTLTSRGRTVNVKSATWKVLHCSGHVRVHEAPAEQGSCGHKEVPVPYLVLVCDPIPHPSNIEAPLDTKTFLSRHTLNMKFTYCDERITELMGYNPEDLLNRSVYEYYHALDSDHLTKTHHNLFTKGQVSTGQYRMLAKRGGFVWLETQATVIYNNKNSQPQCVVCVNYVLSGIEEEKLVLSLEQIEDMRPVKKERIEEEEVEEESSEAEMSPVPLKEELSPELDVIKLFTQAMEKEPVTSLYDRLKAEPEALTVLAPAAGDTIISLDFSSPDSDVLLKEVPLYNDVMLPSTSDKLALPLSLLPPSEQPLAPLCSVDTKAGPDSSSNPVSHTSSEPDGPLDFCFPMDSDINSAFKLDLVESLFAIDTEPKTPFSSQAMEDLDLEMLAPYIPMDDDFQLRTLSPEEPLTCGPAQPPDSSPHCSPLRLTKEVHNYPGSPFSAPSSQTTSPAPAALEADDSRRSASLLTKTAPQEISLSKLVTQNAQRKRKLSLSQAFGIGAPLQDPPDLGKKQKVCDRGSSEGTSNRTVLLLPTDLASRLLGISSEGSGSPFTLPQLTRYDCEVNAPVAGRQHLLQGEELLRALDQVN from the exons GGTGAGTTCGGAGCGGAGGAAGGAGAAGTCCCGGGATGCAGCGCGATGCCGGAGAGGGAAGGAGTCTGAGGTGTTCTATGAGCTGGCCCAGGAGCTCCCTCTTCCCCACAGCATCACCTCCAACCTGGACAAGGCCTCCATCATGAGACTGGCCATCAGCTACCTGCGCATGAGGAATCTGCTGAGCACAG ATGAAGGGGCGGTCgagaaggaggagcaggaggagagtGAGCTGGACTCCCAGTTCAATGGCTCCTATCTGAAGGCTCTGGAGGGCTTCGTCATGGTGCTGTCTGAGGACGGGGACATGATCTATCTCTCTGAGAACGTCAACAAGTGCTTGGGTCTTGCACAG TTTGACCTGACTGGACTTAGTGTGTTTGAATACGCACACCCCTGTGACCACGAGGAGCTGAGGGAGATGCTGGTTTACAGAACAG GGACGTCGAAAAAGTCCAAGGAACCTAACACCGACCGTAGCTTCTTCCTGCGGATGAAGTGTACCCTCACCAGCCGGGGGCGCACGGTCAATGTCAAGTCGGCCACCTGGAAGGTTCTCCACTGCTCAGGCCATGTGCGGGTGCATGAGGCCCCGGCTGAGCAGGGCTCCTGTGGGCACAAGGAGGTTCCTGTCCCCTACCTGGTGCTGGTGTGTGATCCCATCCCACACCCCTCCAACATCGAGGCGCCGCTGGACACCAAGACCTTCCTCAGCCGCCACACTCTGAACATGAAGTTCACGTACTGTGATGAGAG GATCACTGAGCTGATGGGCTATAATCCGGAGGACCTGTTAAACCGCTCGGTTTATGAGTACTACCACGCCCTGGACTCAGACCACCTCACCAAGACTCATCACAACT TGTTTACGAAAGGTCAGGTGAGCACAGGCCAGTACCGCATGTTGGCCAAGAGAGGAGGCTTTGTGTGGCTGGAGACTCAGGCCACTGTCATCTACAACAACAAGAACTCCCAGCcccagtgtgttgtgtgtgtcaaCTATGTGCTCAG TGGCATTGAGGAGGAGAAGCTGGTCTTGTCTCTGGAGCAGATTGAGGATATGAGGCCTGTGAAGAAGGAGCGGAtcgaggaggaagaggtggaggaggagagctCTGAGGCAGAAATGTCCCCTGTGCCCCTAAAGGAGGAGCTGAGCCCAGAGCTGGATGTTATCAAGCTGTTCACccaggccatggagaaggagcCTGTGACCAGCCTGTACGACAGACTGAAGGCAGAACCAGAGGCCCTCACTGTTCTGGCCCCTGCTGCAGGAGACACCATCATCTCTCTGGACTTCAGCAGCCCTG ACTCTGATGTCCTCCTGAAGGAGGTGCCTCTCTACAACGATGTGATGCTGCCCTCTACTAGTGACAAGCTGGCGCTGCCTCTCTCACTGCTCCCCCCCAGTGAGCAGCCCCTGGCCCCCCTCTGCTCAGTGGACACCAAGGCTGGTCCAGACTCCTCCAGCAACCCGGTCAGCCACACCTCCTCTGAG CCTGATGGCCCACTGGACTTCTGTTTCCCAATGGACTCTGACATCAACTCAGCATTCAAACTGGACCTAGTTGAGAGCCTGTTTGCCATTGACACAGAGCCCAAGACTCCTTTCTCCTCACAG GCCATGGAGGACCTAGACCTGGAGATGTTGGCTCCATACATCCCCATGGATGACGACTTCCAGCTGCGCACCCTGTCCCCAGAGGAGCCCCTGACGTGTGGCCCAGCCCAGCCCCCAGACAGCTCCCCCCACTGCTCTCCTCTGCGCCTGACCAAGGAGGTCCACAACTACCCCGGCTCCCCCTTCAGCGCCCCAAGCAGCCAGACGACTTCCCCTGCCCCAGCAGCCTTAGAGGCAGATGACAGCCGTCGCTCTGCCTCCTTACTCACCAAAAC GGCGCCTCAAGAGATATCACTCAGCAAATTGGTCACCCAGAATGCACAGCGCAAGAGGAAGTTATCTCTGTCTCAAGCTTTCGGAATA GGGGCACCACTCCAGGACCCTCCTGACTTGGGTAAGAAGCAGAAGGTGTGTGACCGTGGAAGCTCTGAGGGAACCTCCAACCGGACCGTACTGCTCCTGCCTACAG ACCTGGCAAGCCGTCTTCTTGGCATCTCCTCAGAGGGCAGCGGCTCGCCCTTCACCCTTCCCCAACTGACCCGGTATGACTGTGAGGTCAACGCCCCCGTGGCGGGTCGCCAGCACCTGTTGCAGGGCGAGGAGCTTTTGCGTGCCCTGGACCAAGTCAACTGA
- the hif1aa gene encoding hypoxia inducible factor 1 subunit alpha a isoform X2: MKVNGSGWKETHESTILTIFWEDEGAVEKEEQEESELDSQFNGSYLKALEGFVMVLSEDGDMIYLSENVNKCLGLAQFDLTGLSVFEYAHPCDHEELREMLVYRTGTSKKSKEPNTDRSFFLRMKCTLTSRGRTVNVKSATWKVLHCSGHVRVHEAPAEQGSCGHKEVPVPYLVLVCDPIPHPSNIEAPLDTKTFLSRHTLNMKFTYCDERITELMGYNPEDLLNRSVYEYYHALDSDHLTKTHHNLFTKGQVSTGQYRMLAKRGGFVWLETQATVIYNNKNSQPQCVVCVNYVLSGIEEEKLVLSLEQIEDMRPVKKERIEEEEVEEESSEAEMSPVPLKEELSPELDVIKLFTQAMEKEPVTSLYDRLKAEPEALTVLAPAAGDTIISLDFSSPDSDVLLKEVPLYNDVMLPSTSDKLALPLSLLPPSEQPLAPLCSVDTKAGPDSSSNPVSHTSSEPDGPLDFCFPMDSDINSAFKLDLVESLFAIDTEPKTPFSSQAMEDLDLEMLAPYIPMDDDFQLRTLSPEEPLTCGPAQPPDSSPHCSPLRLTKEVHNYPGSPFSAPSSQTTSPAPAALEADDSRRSASLLTKTAPQEISLSKLVTQNAQRKRKLSLSQAFGIGAPLQDPPDLGKKQKVCDRGSSEGTSNRTVLLLPTDLASRLLGISSEGSGSPFTLPQLTRYDCEVNAPVAGRQHLLQGEELLRALDQVN; encoded by the exons ATGAAAGTCAATGGCTCAGGGTGGAAAGAAACACATGAAAGCACCATTTTAACTATATTTTGGGAAG ATGAAGGGGCGGTCgagaaggaggagcaggaggagagtGAGCTGGACTCCCAGTTCAATGGCTCCTATCTGAAGGCTCTGGAGGGCTTCGTCATGGTGCTGTCTGAGGACGGGGACATGATCTATCTCTCTGAGAACGTCAACAAGTGCTTGGGTCTTGCACAG TTTGACCTGACTGGACTTAGTGTGTTTGAATACGCACACCCCTGTGACCACGAGGAGCTGAGGGAGATGCTGGTTTACAGAACAG GGACGTCGAAAAAGTCCAAGGAACCTAACACCGACCGTAGCTTCTTCCTGCGGATGAAGTGTACCCTCACCAGCCGGGGGCGCACGGTCAATGTCAAGTCGGCCACCTGGAAGGTTCTCCACTGCTCAGGCCATGTGCGGGTGCATGAGGCCCCGGCTGAGCAGGGCTCCTGTGGGCACAAGGAGGTTCCTGTCCCCTACCTGGTGCTGGTGTGTGATCCCATCCCACACCCCTCCAACATCGAGGCGCCGCTGGACACCAAGACCTTCCTCAGCCGCCACACTCTGAACATGAAGTTCACGTACTGTGATGAGAG GATCACTGAGCTGATGGGCTATAATCCGGAGGACCTGTTAAACCGCTCGGTTTATGAGTACTACCACGCCCTGGACTCAGACCACCTCACCAAGACTCATCACAACT TGTTTACGAAAGGTCAGGTGAGCACAGGCCAGTACCGCATGTTGGCCAAGAGAGGAGGCTTTGTGTGGCTGGAGACTCAGGCCACTGTCATCTACAACAACAAGAACTCCCAGCcccagtgtgttgtgtgtgtcaaCTATGTGCTCAG TGGCATTGAGGAGGAGAAGCTGGTCTTGTCTCTGGAGCAGATTGAGGATATGAGGCCTGTGAAGAAGGAGCGGAtcgaggaggaagaggtggaggaggagagctCTGAGGCAGAAATGTCCCCTGTGCCCCTAAAGGAGGAGCTGAGCCCAGAGCTGGATGTTATCAAGCTGTTCACccaggccatggagaaggagcCTGTGACCAGCCTGTACGACAGACTGAAGGCAGAACCAGAGGCCCTCACTGTTCTGGCCCCTGCTGCAGGAGACACCATCATCTCTCTGGACTTCAGCAGCCCTG ACTCTGATGTCCTCCTGAAGGAGGTGCCTCTCTACAACGATGTGATGCTGCCCTCTACTAGTGACAAGCTGGCGCTGCCTCTCTCACTGCTCCCCCCCAGTGAGCAGCCCCTGGCCCCCCTCTGCTCAGTGGACACCAAGGCTGGTCCAGACTCCTCCAGCAACCCGGTCAGCCACACCTCCTCTGAG CCTGATGGCCCACTGGACTTCTGTTTCCCAATGGACTCTGACATCAACTCAGCATTCAAACTGGACCTAGTTGAGAGCCTGTTTGCCATTGACACAGAGCCCAAGACTCCTTTCTCCTCACAG GCCATGGAGGACCTAGACCTGGAGATGTTGGCTCCATACATCCCCATGGATGACGACTTCCAGCTGCGCACCCTGTCCCCAGAGGAGCCCCTGACGTGTGGCCCAGCCCAGCCCCCAGACAGCTCCCCCCACTGCTCTCCTCTGCGCCTGACCAAGGAGGTCCACAACTACCCCGGCTCCCCCTTCAGCGCCCCAAGCAGCCAGACGACTTCCCCTGCCCCAGCAGCCTTAGAGGCAGATGACAGCCGTCGCTCTGCCTCCTTACTCACCAAAAC GGCGCCTCAAGAGATATCACTCAGCAAATTGGTCACCCAGAATGCACAGCGCAAGAGGAAGTTATCTCTGTCTCAAGCTTTCGGAATA GGGGCACCACTCCAGGACCCTCCTGACTTGGGTAAGAAGCAGAAGGTGTGTGACCGTGGAAGCTCTGAGGGAACCTCCAACCGGACCGTACTGCTCCTGCCTACAG ACCTGGCAAGCCGTCTTCTTGGCATCTCCTCAGAGGGCAGCGGCTCGCCCTTCACCCTTCCCCAACTGACCCGGTATGACTGTGAGGTCAACGCCCCCGTGGCGGGTCGCCAGCACCTGTTGCAGGGCGAGGAGCTTTTGCGTGCCCTGGACCAAGTCAACTGA
- the snapc1b gene encoding snRNA-activating protein complex subunit 1b isoform X1 encodes MDYCKDHLKADCEQLLSRFQQSKTVRYEQFLTIWKDMKFQSIFYGNMECHLKRLFSREVLATAYTYILPPYTFQIRVGALYLLYGLYHCQLCTPREKIRLALKDWEEVMKFKQDAVSAKHFDVVYILKQLISQKAFYFTAMPMPLVFNVKKSNKNSRMVCEDFVETTARPQELVSTDVLEELANIHEHYEQVKVSISATPGQPDPCINLTHKNLVPRLHNTVMGFYRWQKDQRSAEKGEGECGDGAEGTSNRQESSQRAQLLASIKSKSYGQIVEASKARRHRQVGRDETLPSEMTSPNKRRVKSLKQRTSHLTQGAAKQEATTPWCMSLRESQETTKKKKFKKFKW; translated from the exons ATGGACTACTGCAAAGACCATCTAAAAGCTGACTGTGAGCAGCTGCTGAGTCGCTTTCAACAGTCAAAAACGGTGCGATACGAGCAGTTTCTAACGATATGGAAAGACATGAAGTTCCAAAGTATTTTCTA TGGAAACATGGAATGCCATCTAAAGAGGCTGTTCAGCCGTGAAGTTCTGGCTACTGCCTACACGTACATTCTGCCTCCTTACACTTTTCAAATTAGAGTCGGAGCTTTGTACCTGCTCTATGGCCTATACCACTGCCAACTGTGTACACCAAGAGAAAAG ATAAGGCTAGCCCTGAAGGACTGGGAGGAAGTGATGAAGTTCAAGCAGGATGCTGTTAGTGCCAAGCACTTTGATGTAGTCTACATCCTCAAACAGCTCATCTCACAAAAAGCCTTCTACTTTACAGCTATGCCCATGCCA CTGGTTTTCAATGTTAAGAAGAGCAACAAGAATTCAAGAATGGTGTGTGAGGATTTTGTTGAGACGACGGCACGGCCACAGGAGCTTGTCAGCACAGACGTTCTAGAG GAGCTGGCGAACATACATGAGCACTATGAGCAGGTAAAGGTATCAATTTCAGCCACGCCAGGCCAGCCAGACCCATGCATCAATCTGACCCACAAGAACCTGGTGCCACGGCTACACAACACTGTAATGGGATTCTACAGGTGGCAGAAGGATCAG AGGTCagcagagaaaggagagggggaaTGTGGAGATGGTGCCGAGGGAACTTCAAATAGACAAGAG AGTTCCCAGCGAGCTCAGCTTCTTGCATCCATCAAATCTAAATCATATGGACAGATAGTGGAG GCTTCCAAGGCCCGGCGACACCGGCAGGTGGGGAGGGATGAGACATTGCCATCTGAGATGACCTCGCCCAATAAGAGGAGAGTCAAGTCGCTCAAACAAAGGACAAGTCATCTGACGCAAG GTGCTGCAAAGCAGGAGGCCACCACTCCTTGGTGCATGAGTCTACGTGAATCTCAAG aaacaacaaaaaagaaaaagttcaAGAAATTTAAATGGTGA
- the snapc1b gene encoding snRNA-activating protein complex subunit 1b isoform X2: protein MECHLKRLFSREVLATAYTYILPPYTFQIRVGALYLLYGLYHCQLCTPREKIRLALKDWEEVMKFKQDAVSAKHFDVVYILKQLISQKAFYFTAMPMPLVFNVKKSNKNSRMVCEDFVETTARPQELVSTDVLEELANIHEHYEQVKVSISATPGQPDPCINLTHKNLVPRLHNTVMGFYRWQKDQRSAEKGEGECGDGAEGTSNRQESSQRAQLLASIKSKSYGQIVEASKARRHRQVGRDETLPSEMTSPNKRRVKSLKQRTSHLTQGAAKQEATTPWCMSLRESQETTKKKKFKKFKW, encoded by the exons ATGGAATGCCATCTAAAGAGGCTGTTCAGCCGTGAAGTTCTGGCTACTGCCTACACGTACATTCTGCCTCCTTACACTTTTCAAATTAGAGTCGGAGCTTTGTACCTGCTCTATGGCCTATACCACTGCCAACTGTGTACACCAAGAGAAAAG ATAAGGCTAGCCCTGAAGGACTGGGAGGAAGTGATGAAGTTCAAGCAGGATGCTGTTAGTGCCAAGCACTTTGATGTAGTCTACATCCTCAAACAGCTCATCTCACAAAAAGCCTTCTACTTTACAGCTATGCCCATGCCA CTGGTTTTCAATGTTAAGAAGAGCAACAAGAATTCAAGAATGGTGTGTGAGGATTTTGTTGAGACGACGGCACGGCCACAGGAGCTTGTCAGCACAGACGTTCTAGAG GAGCTGGCGAACATACATGAGCACTATGAGCAGGTAAAGGTATCAATTTCAGCCACGCCAGGCCAGCCAGACCCATGCATCAATCTGACCCACAAGAACCTGGTGCCACGGCTACACAACACTGTAATGGGATTCTACAGGTGGCAGAAGGATCAG AGGTCagcagagaaaggagagggggaaTGTGGAGATGGTGCCGAGGGAACTTCAAATAGACAAGAG AGTTCCCAGCGAGCTCAGCTTCTTGCATCCATCAAATCTAAATCATATGGACAGATAGTGGAG GCTTCCAAGGCCCGGCGACACCGGCAGGTGGGGAGGGATGAGACATTGCCATCTGAGATGACCTCGCCCAATAAGAGGAGAGTCAAGTCGCTCAAACAAAGGACAAGTCATCTGACGCAAG GTGCTGCAAAGCAGGAGGCCACCACTCCTTGGTGCATGAGTCTACGTGAATCTCAAG aaacaacaaaaaagaaaaagttcaAGAAATTTAAATGGTGA